The uncultured Carboxylicivirga sp. genomic interval TACCAAACAAGAGGTGATGGAGGAAGTGAACTTTCAAAAAGAAGAGGGATTTACTGAATTTGATGATTTAGCCTTACAAGCTGCCTCAAAATATGTTTTCTACAATACCAGTGAGTGGACTTTAAAACGTCTCAAAGAAACAGCCACAAATAGTCAGCAAATACTACAAACCAACTTTCAAGATTACCTGAATGGCTTTAGTGCAAACGTAAAGGAGATTATTACAAAGTTCAACCTTCCAAGCCAAATTCAACACATGGCGAATAAGGATGTGCTATTAGATGTTTTGGAGAAATTCACATCGCCACATATTAACTTAACACCCAATGAGGTTGAAGACCCTGATGGTAAAAAACTTCCACCTTTGACCAATTTAGGTATGGGGTATGTTTTTGAAGAACTCATCCGAAAGTTTAATGAAGAAAATAATGAGGAAGCAGGAGAACACTTTACCCCTCGTGAGGTAATTGATCTAATGACCCATATTGTATTCGACCCTATTAAAGACAACCTCCCTCCGGTAATGACTATTTACGACCCTGCTTGTGGAAGTGGTGGTATGCTAACAGAAGCTCAGAACTTTATTAAGGATGAAGAGGGCGAAATTAAAGCTACTGGTGATGTGTATTTGTATGGTAAAGAGATAAATGATGAAACCTATGCCATCTGCAAGTCAGACATGATGATTAAAGGGAATAATCCTGAAAATATAAAGAATGGCTCGACCTTATCTACCGATGAATTTTCAGGTACAAGTTTCGACTTTATGCTTTCGAATCCTCCCTATGGTAAATCTTGGGCATCGGAACTTAAATACATTAAGGATGGTAAAGACATTATAGACCCTCGTTTCATCGTACGATTAAAAGATTATTGGGGTAAAGAGGAAGATGCAGATGCAACACCTCGCTCTTCAGATGGACAATTACTCTTTTTAATGGAGATGGTTTCTAAAATGAAATCATTACAGCAAAGTCCTCATGGTGCTCGCATTGCTTCTGTGCATAATGGCTCAAGCCTGTTTACAGGGGATGCAGGTGGTGGTGAAAGCAATATACGTCGTTATATTATCGAAAATGATATGCTTTCGGCTATTATACAATTACCCATCAACCTGTTTTACAATACTGGCATTACCACATATATATGGTTGTTGAGCAATAATAAACCAAAACACCGCAAGGGCAAGGTACAACTTATTGATGCAGGAAAGAGTTTTGCTAAACTACGTAAAAGCTTAGGTGCAAAAAACTGTGAATTAAAACCCGAACACATTCAAGAGATAATGAATGCCTAC includes:
- a CDS encoding class I SAM-dependent DNA methyltransferase: MNTAVHNRLVSFIWSIADDCLRDVYVRGKYRDVILPMVVLRRLDVLLEPTKQEVMEEVNFQKEEGFTEFDDLALQAASKYVFYNTSEWTLKRLKETATNSQQILQTNFQDYLNGFSANVKEIITKFNLPSQIQHMANKDVLLDVLEKFTSPHINLTPNEVEDPDGKKLPPLTNLGMGYVFEELIRKFNEENNEEAGEHFTPREVIDLMTHIVFDPIKDNLPPVMTIYDPACGSGGMLTEAQNFIKDEEGEIKATGDVYLYGKEINDETYAICKSDMMIKGNNPENIKNGSTLSTDEFSGTSFDFMLSNPPYGKSWASELKYIKDGKDIIDPRFIVRLKDYWGKEEDADATPRSSDGQLLFLMEMVSKMKSLQQSPHGARIASVHNGSSLFTGDAGGGESNIRRYIIENDMLSAIIQLPINLFYNTGITTYIWLLSNNKPKHRKGKVQLIDAGKSFAKLRKSLGAKNCELKPEHIQEIMNAYKACENIERKADTDIATQVFDNADFGYYKVTIERPKRLKAQFTKERIADLRYDKTLKEPMQWAFETYGDKVYTNLKDFEKDILKWCEQNEIDLNAKKRKDLISVAKWKKQKDVLDTAIHLLETIGSDIYSNFNDFQTLVEAELKAQKSKLSGSEKNLIYSAVSWYDESADKVIKKTQKIKDNKLDELLHRLDCSVEQLPDYGYFPSGKKDEYIIYETESDLRDYETVPLKEIIHDYFLKEVKPHVDEAWIDMEKTKIGYEISFNKYFYQHKPLRSIEEVSTEILQLEKENEGLIMDILNLN